One stretch of Prunus persica cultivar Lovell chromosome G1, Prunus_persica_NCBIv2, whole genome shotgun sequence DNA includes these proteins:
- the LOC18789894 gene encoding probable WRKY transcription factor 11 — protein MAIDLVGFSRMDDRTAMEEAASAGLQSMDHLIRVLSNQNPSQTQTQTPLDCREITDFTVSKFKQLISVLNRTGHARFRRGPANQSSTPVQPKPQTTSSAFSVPKSNNDDSLTLSPPISTTSSFLSSITIGDGSVSNGKAVSSILAPPAPAFSAGKPPLSQSHRKRCHDNDFAAKTSSSGRCHCSKRRKTKVRRTIRVPAISSKIADIPSDEFSWRKYGQKPIKGSPYPRGYYKCSSVRGCPARKHVERAQDDPTMLVVTYEGEHRHRHPSITAGSVGLVFQ, from the exons ATGGCTATTGATCTCGTCGGGTTCTCAAGGATGGACGATCGGACGGCCATGGAAGAAGCAGCCTCCGCCGGCTTGCAGAGCATGGACCACCTGATCCGCGTCCTATCGAATCAAAACCCAtcccaaacccaaacccaaaccccCCTCGACTGCCGAGAAATCACCGACTTCACCGTCTCCAAGTTTAAGCAGCTCATCTCCGTCTTGAACCGGACCGGTCACGCTCGGTTCCGCCGCGGACCGGCCAATCAATCCTCCACCCCGGTCCAACCCAAGCCTCAGACAACTTCGAGTGCTTTTTCTGTCCCTAAGTCCAACAACGACGACTCTCTCACTCTATCCCCTCCAATCTCCACGACGTCGTCGTTTTTGTCCTCCATCACAATCGGAGACGGCAGCGTTTCGAACGGTAAAGCCGTCTCGTCAATTCTCGCGCCACCGGCGCCGGCTTTCTCAGCCGGGAAACCTCCTCTCTCCCAATCTCACCGGAAACGGTGCCACGATAACGACTTCGCAGCTAAAACGTCGTCGTCCGGCCGCTGCCATTGCTCTAAAAGAAG GAAGACTAAGGTTAGGAGGACGATTAGAGTGCCGGCGATTAGTTCAAAAATCGCCGATATACCTTCGGATGAATTCTCCTGGAGAAAGTATGGTCAAAAGCCGATCAAGGGCTCGCCTTACCCGAG AGGGTATTATAAGTGTAGCAGCGTGAGAGGGTGTCCAGCGAGGAAACACGTGGAGAGAGCACAAGACGACCCCACTATGCTCGTCGTTACTTACGAAGGCGAGCACCGTCACCGTCACCCTTCCATCACAGCCGGTTCTGTGGGCCTTGTTTTCCAGTAA
- the LOC18791673 gene encoding U5 small nuclear ribonucleoprotein 40 kDa protein: MMQFAPSEGETALSVVGPRPMELSTHSARPAPGPNGKQRTSSLESPIMLLTGHQSAIYTMKFNPAGTVVASGSHDKEIFLWNVHGECKNFMVLKGHKNAVLDLHWTTDGSQIISASPDKTVGAWDVETGKRIKKMAEHSSFVNSCHPARRGPPLIVSGSDDGTAKLWDMRLRGAIQTFPDKYQITAVSFSDASDKIFTGGIDNDIKVWDLRKAEVMMTLQGHQDMITGMSLSPDGSYLLTNGMDCKLCIWDMRPYAPQNRCVKIMEGHQHNFEKNLLKCGWSPDGSKVTAGSSDRMVYVWDTTSRRILYMLPGHTGSVNESVFHPNEPIIGSCGSDKQIYLGEI; the protein is encoded by the coding sequence ATGATGCAATTTGCTCCAAGTGAGGGTGAAACTGCTTTGTCCGTCGTTGGTCCAAGGCCAATGGAGTTGTCTACGCATAGTGCTCGCCCAGCACCTGGGccaaatggaaaacaaaggaCTTCCAGTTTGGAATCACCAATCATGTTGTTGACAGGTCATCAGAGTGCTATATACACAATGAAATTTAATCCTGCTGGAACAGTTGTTGCCTCTGGGTCTCAtgacaaagaaattttcttATGGAATGTTCATGGGGAATGCAAGAACTTTATGGTTCTGAAGGGGCACAAGAATGCTGTATTGGATCTTCACTGGACAACTGATGGGTCTCAGATAATATCAGCAAGTCCAGACAAGACTGTGGGGGCATGGGATGTTGAAacaggaaaaagaataaaaaagatgGCAGAACACTCATCATTTGTGAATTCTTGCCATCCTGCTCGAAGGGGACCACCTCTTATTGTCAGTGGATCTGATGATGGAACTGCCAAACTATGGGATATGCGTCTGAGGGGTGCCATCCAAACATTTCCTGATAAATATCAAATTACAGCTGTCAGCTTCTCTGATGCATCAGATAAAATCTTTACCGGAGGGATTGACAATGATATTAAAGTTTGGGATTTGCGCAAGGCTGAAGTAATGATGACGCTTCAAGGCCATCAAGATATGATAACAGGTATGTCATTGAGTCCTGATGGCTCTTATCTTCTGACTAATGGAATGGACTGCAAGCTCTGCATTTGGGATATGCGCCCGTATGCACCACAGAATCGTTGTGTGAAGATAATGGAAGGGCACCAGcacaattttgaaaagaacTTGTTGAAATGTGGCTGGTCCCCTGATGGAAGCAAGGTCACGGCTGGAAGTTCTGATCGGATGGTTTACGTTTGGGATACTACTTCTCGACGCATCTTGTATATGCTTCCTGGCCACACCGGATCTGTCAATGAGTCTGTATTCCATCCCAATGAACCCATTATTGGATCTTGCGGTAGTGATAAACAGATCTATCTGGGGGAAATCTGA
- the LOC18793657 gene encoding uncharacterized protein LOC18793657 has translation MIISKTEVNLRRLLAAAPQQQNQAKLVHYIATLREQLEQLAEERTPEGLPRVSKAVLSDYSEKIEVIASKLAAPPPDIQAPPESLARISVKANSSDTGDNQFPLSPGLRRRFVPTSNEDGTRETLSVDSSAPVKLDAAAQAHIEKHRKLQEDLTDEMVGLARQLKESSLMMSHSLKDTEKILDSTEKAVESSLASTGHATTRAADIYSKTSKTTCFTWLVMFVMTCVFVMVVLLIRVT, from the exons ATGATAATCAGTAAAACAGAGGTGAACTTGAGGAGGCTGCTTGCAGCTGCTCCTCAGCAACAAAACCAGGCAAAACTTGTACAT TATATTGCTACTTTACGAGAACAGCTAGAACAACTAGCTGAAGAGAGAACTCCAGAAGGCTTACCAAG AGTTTCAAAGGCTGTCTTGAGTGATTATTCAGAGAAGATTGAAGTCATTGCTTCCAAATTAGCTGCTCCACCG CCTGATATTCAAGCACCCCCGGAGTCTCTTGCAAGAATTTCTGTCAAAGCAAACTCTTCTGATACAGGAGACAATCAGTTTCCCCTTTCTCCAGGCCTGAGAAGGAGATTCGT GCCTACCTCAAACGAAGATGGAACTCGTGAGACTCTTAGTGTTGATTCTTCAGCACCTGTCAAACTGGATGCTGCAGCCCAAGCACACATTGAAAAGCAtag AAAGCTTCAAGAGGATTTGACCGATGAAATGGTGGGATTGGCAAGGCAACTTAAAGAAAGTAGTCTCATGATGAGTCACTCCCTGAAAGACACTGAAAAG ATACTTGATTCTACAGAGAAGGCTGTTGAAAGTAGCTTGGCAAGCACTGGCCATGCCACTACACGGGCGGCGGATATATACTCGAAGACGTCCAAAACTACGTGTTTCACATGGCTTGTAATGTTTGTAATGACATGTGTATTCGTCATGGTTGTACTTTTAATTCGTGTCACTTGA
- the LOC18792415 gene encoding uncharacterized protein LOC18792415 translates to MAKAAPTLFLEDWLKSVSGFSNSFSSTNYSASSARAIIQAWAELRDCLQHKSFQSHHLQSLKTLVNSQTSLHVAEPQAKLLLSILSSPDLSLPRESYTLFLRLLYIWVRKSARPSVLIDSAVKALSNVFSTTQYNSKKSPHLFSEGVLLLGSLSFAPSASESSKIVFLGLLCRLLAEEYQVLGSFSELVPDVLAGIGYALCSSVKVHFVTIFDFMLSIWGKESGPQGSVSHGLMILHLMEWVMSGLSSFRSLEKINTFSQEVLETTKAYYVPFAVVMAAAGVLRALNRSVVSGLGLDTISKLRRSAEDRIESVARELISRTRGFTSSDNDHTDSLLLQCVSVALARSGVVSARSPLFICLASALLTEIFPSRRLYMKVLKSMPGSSAVLRINEVKEHLESLTFKEAGAITGVFCNLYVSVDEQSKHMVENLVWDHCQHIYMEHRQVALVLRGKEDEVLGDLEKIAESAFLMVVLFALAVTKHKLNSKFNQESQMDTSVRILISFSCLEYFRRIRLPEYMDTIRGIVVSVQESDSACVSFVRSIPTYVDLTNGPDFSFLRKMEYLWSKDEVQTARILFYLRVIPTCIARLPSPVFGKVVAPTMFLYMGHPNGKVARASHSMFSAFISSGKDSDQDERESLKEQLVFYYIQRSLVEYPEITPFEGMASGVAALVRHLPAGSPAIFYCIHCLVEKANRLCIEDLAHQDDMWKNWQGESEPGKKILDLLLRLISLVDIQVLPDLMKLLAQLIAQLPKDGQNMILNELYSQVAESDDVTRKPTLVSWLQSLSYLCFQETSGSAASRKVGSEANRTSVRTPDPLNDTSLNARL, encoded by the exons ATGGCAAAAGCAGCTCCTACCCTTTTTCTTGAAGATTGGCTGAAGAGTGTCAGTGGCTTTAGCAATAGCTTCAGCTCCACAAACTATTCAGCTTCATCTGCAAGAGCCATAATTCAAGCATGGGCTGAGCTTAGAGACTGCCTCCAACACAAATCATTCCAATCCCATCATCTTCAATCTCTAAAGACCCTTGTCAACTCTCAGACTTCTCTTCATGTTGCTGAGCCTCAAGCAAAGCTTCTACTTTCCATTCTGTCCTCTCCAGACCTTTCTCTTCCTCGTGAATCCTATACTCTCTTTCTCAGGCTTCTCTATATATGGGTCAGGAAATCAGCCAGACCTTCGGTTCTCATTGATTCAGCTGTAAAGGCTCTCTCTAATGTATTCTCTACAACCCAATATAACTCAAAGAAGAGTCCTCACCTCTTTTCTGAAGGTGTTCTCCTATTGGGTTCTTTATCTTTTGCGCCTTCTGCGTCCGAAAGCTCGAAAATAGTCTTCTTAGGGTTGCTCTGTAGGCTGTTGGCAGAGGAGTACCAAGTACTTGGGTCATTTAGTGAACTAGTTCCAGATGTGCTTGCTGGAATTGGGTATGCTCTGTGTTCTTCAGTGAAGGTTCATTTTGTTACAATTTTTGATTTCATGTTGAGTATTTGGGGTAAGGAAAGTGGGCCACAGGGCAGTGTTTCTCACGGGCTCATGATTCTGCATTTGATGGAGTGGGTAATGTCTGGTTTGAGCAGTTTTCGTTCTTTAGAGAAAATTAATACTTTTTCCCAGGAGGTTTTAGAGACCACAAAAGCATATTATGTTCCCTTTGCGGTTGTCATGGCTGCAGCTGGAGTACTGAGGGCCTTAAATAGATCTGTAGTGAGTGGTCTTGGGCTGGACACTATTTCTAAACTGAGAAGATCTGCAGAAGACCGGATAGAATCTGTAGCAAGAGAATTAATTTCAAGAACAAGAGGGTTTACGAGTTCAGATAATGATCATACAGATAGTCTTCTGCTACAGTGTGTTTCAGTAGCATTGGCTCGAAGTGGTGTGGTCTCTGCTCGTTCCCCTTTGTTTATATGCCTTGCTTCTGCATTGTTGACCGAAATATTTCCTTCGAGACGTTTGTACATGAAGGTACTGAAATCAATGCCTGGCAGTTCAGCTGTGCTGAGGATTAATGAGGTCAAAGAACACCTGGAAAGTCTTACTTTTAAGGAAGCAGGGGCCATAACTGGTGTTTTCTGCAATCTGTATGTTTCAGTAGATGAACAGAGCAAACATATGGTGGAGAATCTTGTGTGGGATCACTGTCAACATATATACATGGAGCACCGACAGGTTGCTTTGGTTCTTCGTGGTAAAGAGGATGAAGTACTTGGGGATCTGGAGAAAATTGCTGAGTCTGCTTTTCTTATGGTTGTTCTTTTTGCACTGGCAGTCACAAAGCACAAgttgaattcaaaatttaaccaGGAAAGTCAAATGGATACATCGGTACGAATACTTATTTCGTTTTCTTGTCTTGAGTATTTCCGGCGCATTCGATTGCCAGAATACATGGATACAATTCGAGGTATTGTTGTAAGTGTTCAGGAAAGTGATTCTGCTTGTGTGTCTTTCGTAAGATCCATACCCACTTATGTTGACTTGACGAATGGCCCAG acttttcttttctgcgGAAAATGGAATATTTATGGTCCAAGGATGAGGTTCAAACGGCTCGCATTCTGTTTTACCTACGAGTCATTCCAACTTGCATTGCACGCTTGCCTAGCCCTGTATTTGGGAAGGTGGTTGCTCCAACTATGTTCTT ATATATGGGACATCCTAATGGAAAAGTAGCTCGAGCCTCACATTCTATGTTTTCCGCATTCATATCTTCCGGGAAGGATTCTGATCAGGATGAAAGAGAGTCATTAAAGGAGCAGCTTGTTTTCTACTACATACAGAGATCACTAGTG GAATATCCTGAGATTACTCCTTTTGAGGGAATGGCTTCTGGAGTTGCAGCCTTGGTTCGACATCTTCCTGCTGGAAGCCCAGCCATATTTTATTGTATCCATTGTCTTGTGGAGAAAGCTAATAGGCTCTGCATTGAAGACTTAGCTCACCAGGATGATATGTGGAAGAACTGGCAAGGAGAGTCGGAGCCTGGCAAGAAAATCCTAGACTTACTTTTACGGCTGATTTCCCTGGTTGATATACAG GTACTGCCAGACTTGATGAAGTTGTTGGCACAGCTAATCGCCCAACTACCAAAAGATGGCCAGAATATGATTCTAAACGAGTTATATTCACAGGTTGCAGAATCTGATGATGTTACACGCAAACCCACTTTAGTTTCTTGGCTGCAATCATTGTCTTACCTTTGTTTTCAAGAAACAAGTGGGAGTGCAGCCTCCAGAAAAGTGGGAAGTGAAGCAAACAGAACTTCTGTGAGGACTCCAGACCCATTAAATGATACTAGCCTAAATGCTCGACTATGA